In one window of Bifidobacterium sp. WK041_4_12 DNA:
- a CDS encoding protein kinase domain-containing protein, producing MSEEPYPSEHRAIKGTVIDGRYRIIRKIAEGGMATVFEAIDERLSRHVALKMMHMQLIQGAHREQFIERFQREARSSASIANPHIVQVYDTGTWDGVGFLVMEYVHGVNLRYEMNQQGTFSVHETLRILSEILDGLSSAHMAGVVHRDVKPENILINDRGHVQITDFGLAKAASQATLSTTGMLLGTAAYLAPEMIEFNEAVAQGDVYACGIIAYEMLTGAVPFVGDNPVTLIFKHVHSDIEPLSETCPGIDAAVSQFISRLASRQVTDRPKTAQEAFEELQELSASLSAQAQHFQMPARQSSQKPVNQLANQQNRQPALQAPPAQPKDDTALLALDSHTSVLSATGDTPTAHVTQAMPSRSRFRLIAGIVALLLILGASGTSAWWYFLGPGSYLSLPMPTDVSCPANQGCTVKGASWTRYKDMLHQIGIKFSESEEFSDSMPKGSIVSGRPDTVGSHISKRGGSASFVISKGIRQATIPQDILDATTAHGKSPLDALKSAGFSNVKHDANADEYSIDVPEHAAISVVPAPGTTTNHNTSITVVLSKGPKPVSMPNIVGLTKDAAQHQLDEAQLKSSFTQDWSDSVDSGKVISSSEEAGAQLHWGDAVSVVISKGPQMVTVPDVRGKNENDASSILKALGLDVKISAPLGDLTQTVRLQDPDPGQQIRIRDTSGKPTVITLTVV from the coding sequence ATGAGTGAAGAACCGTATCCATCCGAGCATCGTGCAATCAAGGGAACTGTGATAGACGGCCGCTATCGCATCATCCGCAAAATTGCAGAGGGAGGCATGGCAACCGTCTTCGAGGCGATAGATGAACGCCTTTCACGCCATGTCGCATTGAAGATGATGCATATGCAGCTCATTCAGGGCGCACATCGCGAACAGTTCATTGAACGCTTTCAACGTGAGGCACGCTCATCCGCATCCATAGCCAATCCACATATCGTTCAGGTCTACGACACCGGCACCTGGGATGGTGTCGGCTTTCTGGTCATGGAATATGTGCATGGAGTCAATCTTCGCTACGAAATGAACCAGCAGGGTACCTTCAGCGTGCATGAAACGCTGCGCATACTCTCTGAAATCCTGGATGGGTTGTCATCCGCACACATGGCTGGCGTCGTGCATCGAGACGTGAAGCCGGAGAACATTCTCATCAATGATCGCGGCCATGTCCAGATCACCGATTTTGGATTGGCCAAAGCCGCCTCACAAGCAACGCTTTCAACCACCGGCATGCTGCTGGGAACCGCCGCATACCTTGCACCTGAGATGATTGAGTTCAACGAAGCCGTTGCCCAAGGCGACGTGTATGCATGCGGCATCATCGCCTACGAAATGCTTACCGGTGCGGTGCCCTTTGTCGGCGATAACCCCGTCACGCTCATTTTCAAGCACGTTCACAGCGACATCGAACCGTTGAGCGAAACATGCCCGGGTATCGACGCTGCCGTTTCCCAGTTCATCTCGCGTCTTGCATCTCGCCAGGTGACAGACCGACCAAAGACTGCCCAGGAAGCTTTCGAGGAACTTCAGGAACTGTCCGCAAGCCTATCGGCACAGGCCCAGCATTTTCAGATGCCGGCTCGACAGTCATCTCAAAAGCCGGTTAATCAGCTGGCTAACCAACAGAATCGCCAGCCAGCTCTCCAAGCTCCGCCAGCGCAGCCGAAAGACGACACAGCGCTGCTGGCACTTGACTCCCATACAAGCGTCCTGTCTGCGACCGGAGACACCCCCACGGCTCATGTCACGCAGGCGATGCCGTCTCGATCACGATTCAGGCTCATAGCAGGCATAGTCGCCCTGCTGCTGATCCTAGGGGCCTCAGGCACCTCGGCATGGTGGTACTTCCTAGGCCCAGGCAGCTATCTGAGCCTTCCCATGCCGACAGACGTATCCTGCCCTGCCAATCAAGGCTGCACGGTGAAAGGGGCGTCCTGGACACGGTACAAGGACATGCTGCACCAGATTGGCATCAAGTTCTCCGAATCCGAGGAATTCAGCGACTCAATGCCCAAAGGTTCGATAGTTTCCGGCAGACCCGATACGGTCGGTTCTCATATCAGCAAACGTGGAGGCTCCGCGAGCTTTGTCATATCCAAAGGCATTCGCCAGGCCACAATTCCGCAGGATATCCTCGATGCCACGACCGCTCACGGCAAATCTCCTTTGGACGCTTTGAAAAGTGCAGGCTTCAGCAATGTCAAGCATGATGCGAACGCAGACGAATACTCCATCGACGTTCCTGAGCACGCTGCAATCAGCGTGGTTCCTGCACCCGGCACAACCACGAACCACAACACCAGCATCACCGTGGTGCTCTCCAAGGGACCCAAGCCTGTAAGCATGCCCAACATCGTAGGTTTGACCAAGGATGCAGCACAGCATCAGCTTGACGAGGCGCAGCTCAAGTCGAGTTTCACGCAAGATTGGTCGGATAGCGTGGATTCGGGGAAGGTCATTTCCAGCAGCGAGGAAGCAGGAGCGCAGCTGCATTGGGGCGATGCCGTTTCCGTCGTCATTTCCAAAGGGCCTCAGATGGTGACGGTTCCAGATGTTCGCGGCAAGAATGAGAATGATGCCAGCTCGATCTTGAAGGCACTCGGATTGGATGTGAAGATATCTGCGCCGCTTGGTGATCTCACACAGACCGTGCGTTTGCAAGATCCGGATCCAGGCCAGCAGATTCGAATCAGGGACACGTCAGGAAAGCCTACCGTCATCACGCTTACCGTGGTCTGA
- a CDS encoding polyprenyl synthetase family protein, giving the protein MTLPDDIPAINHRILELIDRHLRAPAGTHIPQSCADIYDAVVSQGQSSNEGGKRLRARLLLSIYDAITGSRSADRDAVMDVACAIEVFQTGALIHDDIIDNSDLRRGKPSAHLALTSALTRMATSEDHDIALPSAVEHITHIGAGLGIMLGDLLSTASIDIVNDITPHMEHADGILKAFLNMHREVEIGQVLDLAVEHVSLKDPQRLSQASLAVFRWKTASYTTVAPLTIGMLAAGADPHDEAAAIGSDLGTAFQLADDLLDIIGDPARIGKPTGGDIREGKRTVLLSDALSSSSPQDRNYLLNAYTAEQRDDDDVREVTRIFKDSGAIEASRKRISTLWSTVQDAINRTSQKLNFSDEAHHDVIECCSLFIPENLR; this is encoded by the coding sequence ATGACGCTTCCTGACGACATTCCGGCAATCAACCACCGCATCTTAGAACTGATAGACCGGCATCTCAGGGCTCCCGCTGGAACGCATATCCCCCAATCATGCGCAGACATCTACGATGCTGTCGTCAGCCAGGGGCAATCATCGAATGAAGGTGGGAAAAGATTGCGCGCTCGCCTGCTGCTCTCCATCTATGATGCGATCACAGGCAGCCGTTCAGCAGATCGAGACGCGGTCATGGACGTTGCGTGTGCCATCGAAGTCTTCCAGACCGGAGCACTCATCCATGACGACATCATCGACAATTCAGACCTTCGCCGAGGAAAACCTTCAGCTCACCTCGCACTCACATCGGCTTTGACACGGATGGCCACCTCGGAGGATCATGACATTGCGCTCCCCTCGGCAGTGGAGCATATAACGCACATTGGCGCGGGTCTTGGCATCATGCTGGGTGATCTGCTTTCCACGGCGAGCATCGATATCGTCAATGACATCACCCCACATATGGAACATGCAGACGGCATACTCAAAGCTTTTCTGAACATGCATCGCGAAGTCGAAATCGGTCAGGTGCTTGACCTCGCGGTTGAACACGTTTCCCTGAAGGATCCTCAACGTCTATCGCAAGCGTCGTTGGCAGTGTTCCGTTGGAAAACGGCCAGCTACACGACTGTTGCACCACTGACCATCGGCATGCTGGCTGCTGGAGCTGATCCGCACGACGAAGCGGCGGCTATTGGCTCCGATCTTGGGACTGCCTTCCAGCTGGCTGACGATCTACTCGACATCATCGGTGACCCTGCACGAATCGGCAAGCCAACCGGCGGAGACATACGTGAGGGCAAGCGAACCGTACTGCTCAGCGATGCGCTCAGCTCCTCCAGTCCACAAGACCGAAACTATCTCCTCAACGCATACACGGCGGAGCAGCGAGACGACGATGATGTCAGAGAAGTCACCCGCATCTTCAAGGACAGTGGTGCCATCGAAGCATCACGCAAGCGCATCTCCACTCTGTGGTCTACGGTTCAGGATGCGATCAATCGCACATCGCAGAAGCTCAATTTCTCTGACGAGGCACATCATGACGTCATCGAGTGCTGCTCGCTCTTCATACCGGAAAATCTTCGATAA
- a CDS encoding RNA polymerase sigma factor, which translates to MLATKDTAEKTVRTQTSSTATQENTRQEKTRQEKTRQEKTNNTSGTRVSKSRSKAEASAKSPAKSPAKSPSSRKRKPARSKASKSEEMPISKADDDVEHKDLATDVDSDSDADDADIDLADDELEDADDANDSDDDDSDEDTDDDDADDDTDTDDDADDSDDDSDDDSSDDANDAHAHGSGHHSRRSPRIPVIKAKGAFVVSDSDDDENITPSGNPKRRVVATGATADPVKDYLKQIGRVSLLNAEQEVDLSERIEAGLYAQHLLETEADGMDFKRKRELKWASSDGKKAKDHLLEANLRLVVSLAKRYTGRGMLFLDLIQEGNLGLIRAVEKFDWKKGFKFSTYATWWIRQAITRAMADQARTIRVPVHMVEVINKLSRVQRQMLQDLGREPTPDELARELDMPVEKVQEVQKYGREPISLHTPLGEDGDSEFGDLIEDTDAIAPSDAVAFSLLQEQFRQVLETLSPREAGVIKMRYGLEDGQPKTLDDIGRVYGVTRERIRQIESKTMSKLRHPSRSQTLRDFLDQ; encoded by the coding sequence ATGTTGGCCACAAAGGATACGGCTGAGAAGACGGTACGCACACAAACTTCGAGCACGGCAACGCAGGAGAACACAAGGCAGGAGAAAACAAGGCAGGAGAAAACAAGGCAGGAGAAAACCAACAACACTTCTGGCACACGCGTGTCCAAGTCGCGAAGCAAGGCGGAAGCGTCTGCAAAATCCCCTGCGAAATCGCCTGCGAAATCGCCTTCCTCGCGTAAGAGAAAGCCAGCCAGATCCAAGGCGTCCAAATCCGAGGAGATGCCGATTTCCAAAGCAGACGATGATGTGGAGCACAAGGACTTAGCCACGGATGTGGATAGCGACTCCGATGCTGACGATGCAGACATCGACTTGGCTGACGACGAGTTGGAAGACGCTGACGATGCAAACGACTCGGACGATGACGACAGTGATGAAGACACTGACGACGACGATGCTGACGACGACACCGACACTGACGATGATGCCGATGACAGCGACGATGACTCTGATGACGATAGCAGCGACGATGCGAATGATGCGCATGCCCATGGCTCTGGGCATCACTCGCGACGCTCTCCACGAATTCCGGTAATCAAGGCCAAGGGTGCCTTCGTCGTCAGCGATTCCGACGATGACGAGAACATCACGCCCTCGGGCAATCCGAAGCGTCGTGTGGTGGCCACTGGTGCAACGGCTGACCCGGTCAAGGATTATCTCAAGCAGATTGGTCGTGTCAGCCTGCTGAATGCCGAGCAGGAGGTCGATCTTTCTGAGCGCATTGAGGCCGGGCTCTACGCTCAGCATCTGTTGGAGACCGAAGCTGACGGCATGGATTTCAAGCGCAAGCGTGAACTGAAATGGGCGTCTTCCGATGGCAAGAAAGCCAAGGATCACCTGTTGGAGGCCAATCTTCGACTTGTCGTCTCGCTTGCCAAGCGTTACACCGGACGTGGCATGCTGTTCCTGGATCTGATTCAGGAAGGCAATCTAGGTCTGATTCGCGCTGTGGAGAAATTCGATTGGAAGAAGGGCTTCAAGTTCTCAACATATGCGACATGGTGGATTCGTCAGGCAATCACTCGTGCCATGGCTGATCAGGCACGTACGATTCGTGTGCCCGTCCACATGGTAGAGGTCATCAACAAGCTTTCCCGCGTTCAGCGTCAGATGCTTCAGGACCTCGGGCGTGAGCCTACTCCTGACGAGTTGGCGCGAGAGCTTGACATGCCCGTCGAGAAGGTTCAGGAAGTGCAGAAGTATGGCCGTGAACCTATCTCGCTGCACACGCCACTGGGAGAGGACGGCGATTCCGAGTTTGGTGATCTGATTGAAGACACTGATGCGATTGCGCCTTCCGACGCCGTGGCATTCTCGCTGCTGCAGGAACAGTTCAGGCAGGTTCTTGAGACTCTGAGCCCGCGTGAGGCTGGGGTCATCAAGATGCGCTATGGGCTTGAGGATGGCCAGCCTAAGACGCTCGATGACATTGGGCGTGTCTATGGGGTGACCCGTGAACGCATCCGTCAGATCGAATCCAAGACGATGTCGAAGCTGCGTCATCCGTCGCGTTCTCAGACTTTGCGTGACTTCCTTGACCAATGA